In the Deltaproteobacteria bacterium genome, GTCAAGCATGCGATGCGCTGGTCAGTTTTTAACTCGTAAGCTACGCGCGCGTGAGCAGTTCGAGCAAGTGGCCGTCGGGGCCGTGAAAGTAAACGCCGCGTCCGCCCTTGCGCGTATTCAACTGGCGATTCGTCGGACTGCGCGGCTCGCTACCCCATGTAAGGCCGGCGTCCTGGATACGCTGAAAGATCGCATCGAATTCTTCGTCGCTGACATGAAACGCATAGTGATGCGGTTCGAACGACTCGGCGTCATCGAAGTCGAGTGTCAGCTCATCGTTAACCCGCACCGGCGCGAAGTGTCCCTTAGGTCCGTCGTAGTTGAGACCAAAAATCTTCGCGAACAAACTCGCCGCGGCATCTTTGTCCTTGGCCGGCACAATCGTGTGATTCAGCTTGATCGACATGATCCCTCCTTTTGAATCGTTCAATCGTTCAGAAACGACACTGATGACTCCGCAAGAAATTTATTTTCAACAGGCTCTCGGCGCGCGTCACTTCACGCCGAAAATTTCCTGATAGAGTTTGATATAGCGATCGAAGTCGTCGTAAATTTCCGGCGCGGTAAACGCCGGCGTCACGCCTTGCAACAACGTCGGCGGATCGGGCGGAGTGTCGCTGCGATCGGGAATTCGTTTGAGCCCGCGCACAACCTCTTGGCCGCGCCGCGACAGCATGAAATCGATGAACAGCTTCCCCGCGTTCGGATGGGGCGACTTCGCGGACAGTCCCACGGGATGGAGATTCGCGAACGACGGCGCCAGCGGCACCCACTCCACCGGCGCGCCGCCGGCCTTGAGAGAGTCGAAGTTGTGCATATACGAAGTGAGCGTGCCGTTGAACTCGCCGGCGGCAACCAGTTGGGCCAACAGCGTTCGACCGCCGCGCAGGTTGGGCTGTTGCGCCGCCAACGCGCGCATGAAGCTCAACCCTTTCTCTTTTCCCATCCCGCTGATCGTCGCGGTGAACCATTCATAGGCGCGGCTTTCGATGCCGACTTGTCCTTTCCACGCCGGCTTGAGCAGATCTTCATGCGTTCGCGGAATGTTCGCCTTGGAGACAAGCCTAGTGTTAAAACCAAAAACGCCGTAGGTGGTATAGTTGGAAGTCCAAAAACCCTGAGGATCTTTGAAACCATCGCGAAAGAATTTCCGCTCCGGCGAGTCGTACGCAGCCAGCAACCCCCGTTTCTTGAGTAGATAACCATAAAACCCGGTCGTCGAAACTACATCCCAAAGCGGCTTCCCCGCCCGCGATTCGATCAGAATCTTCTCCATCATCTGGGAATCGGTCGTGCGCTCAAACTGGACGTCGACCTTGGGATATATTTTCTTGAAACTATCGGTCAGTGCTTTGCTGTCCGAAGCGTTGGCGGTGGTATAGAAAACTAACCTGCCCTCCGCTTCCGCTTTATCCTTCCACTCCGCGGCGACTGAAGTCCAAGGTGAAAAGCATACGCAGCCAAGTAGAAACGCCCAGGCCAGCATCAACTGCCATTTTCTCATCACGCATCTTCCTCAAAGAATTTCTAATACAGATCCTTATGAGGGTCCCGTCGTGAAAAAGAAGCGCTGTGGAGTAACCGGTTTCGGCTGGCCAAGTCCGCGAAATGCTCGTGTCAAATCGTATTTTTCCAAACCTACACTCGGGTTTACGCTTATTGAGTACCGTTGATTTGGTTTAAGCCCCAAAGTCAGAGGAACAACAAATGTGCGATTGTCTCGCCAGTAAACGCCGCCTTCACTGCAGGTACGCCCTGCGACCGCGTTAGGATAAAATGCCGGTGAACAACCAAAATTCCAGGAATTTGACATGGGCTGATCGAAAACAACGACGATCTCTGTAAGTGAAGCCGGGACGTTTTCGCTCCCGTCCTCGGGGATCGTGTGAACTGGTTTCGATGGGGTCCCTGTCGGGACCGCTTGTCCAATCTTTTTTTTCTCATTGTCGGTATTCTGCTGCTCAGCCGGAACTTTAGCGACGAGCATATACTCTCGTAGCTCGAAGGATGTTGCTGTACTCTCGGTCTTCCTACTTACAACATTTTTCACATCCGGTGCATACCACAACGTCCACTCACCACAGCCCCGCTCTTTGTTGGCGATAACGGCGCACGAGCATTGGCACTCAAAGGCTCCGAATGTGCCAGCCAAACGCTGTAACAACGCATTCCGTGCGCACAGGGACGCGTGGCGCTTTACTACTTGGGTCCGACTGTCCAATTCTTAAACTTTCACCATCGTAGCGCCACGTTTTACCTATCCAAAGGGGAAATTCTATATTAGCGGGGCGTGCGGTGTTTTTTCGTGTTGTGGCATTTCCGAACTGATAAACCCAGTAGTCACCACGTTGTAGTATTGGAGACTCAGCAACTGGTCCTTTGTAATTTTCCGGCGGAGTCGCAGCCAAAATTGTGAGAGAATAACTTAACCCGATAGCAAGACAAAGTAGCCGACACCATGTAGTCCTAAAATATGCCGCAGCAAAAATCTTTTTCATTTTCACTCCTTCAGACTCCGCGAAACACAAGTGGGGGCGGAAGTGTATTCTAGAATAGAGATTCGTGTCACCTTACTTGATCTACACCTTTCTCTTCAGCGGACTCGGCAGACTGCTCAACAACGAACTGAACATTGTCGGATCGAATCCCACCGCGAATCCCGTCAATGAAAGCAGACCCGCAACGCGAGCGTACTGGTCGGGGCTCGTACTCTCGAAAAGCTTTTCCCCCGGAGTCCCGATGGCAACGCCGGCAATGTACAGGAGAAAGACGACAAAGCTTCTAAACATACTGGCGATCGGATTCTCGGTCCGGTAGGCCATAGAAATCGTCACCAGTTGATGATTTCCATCACCGCCCGCTTCTACCTGCGGTTCATAATCGCGAAAGGTGAGCCGACTGGAAATCCCACCCAGCAGTCCCGCCAAGCAGGTAAGCGTGACCACGTTCGTGTAAGTGTACAGCAACCCCGCCATAAAAAAATTATGAACCGTGAAGGATTTCATCAGCGCCTCGCGGTAGGCAATTGACGGAACCATCAACCCCGCCGCAAACAATAAAACCCACGCGACCACGCAAAACATACCCATCGCCAAATGCAGTGGCTTGTTCATCTAGTGGTTACTCCTTAGAAACTTTCCGCCTGCACAATTCCGGGGACACAATACTAATTTCACGACATCTGTCCTTTACGACTCGTTACATCATCGCGCAAAGATCTTCTTGAAGAACCCTTCTTTCTCCAGCTCCTTCACCACACTATCGTCGAAAAACTGCTCTGGTTTATATTTTTTCGCTTCCGGTCGGGTTTGGGCGCGGGGTCGAGAACGAGCTTCAAAAATCCTTCCTCGCCGGAACTTAACTCGCAGGTGGATGTCTCCCTCGTAGAATCTCTTCCGCGCGTATTGCCAATATTAACGGACGATTCATCCGAAGCGCCGCGACAGTTGCCCTACCCGTGGGAGTCAATCCAATAACACGCGGTCCCGCCCAACGAAAGTGATCGTGCCTGCGCTGGCGACGCGGATGAAACAAGGCCACTCTACGGCCGCTTTGTGGGTCGAAAGCTGAACGTCGGGCCTCTTTGCGCAATGAACATGAGACACATGCGAGGGCCAAATTTTCAGCGACGGATGAGCCACCGGCCGCCTTCGGTAAGATGTGGTCGATATGGAACGTGGCTTCTTGGCTATCCTGCGACAATCCGCAATATTCGCATCGATCTCCCGCCCGCATCACAACCAAGTGACGCAATCAAGCAGGAACGCTGCTCATGATTTTTTCGCGCGCCGATGGCTGCTTGCGCGCCGAGCCCGCAAGCGGAGAAGTGTAAGTAGCTCGGAGAGATTTACCAGGCCCTGCGCTTCATTCCGTTCGGCGGCAGTCAACCGTTCGCCGTTGTCTTGACGATCCAGCAAGAACTGGAGACGCGTGTCGACGGCCGGCGGCAAGCGAAACTTCGCTAAATCTTCTGGCACTTCCATCTGAAAAGCGACCATTTGTGACATGTCATCTCCCACTAGATTTTAGTCTTGCGGTATCATACCAGGCCGCAATGAACATGTCTCTCCTACCGACCGGCCCTATTCAGGACGATGTCGAATCGATATCGACTGCCGTGCATTCACGGGCGATCGGTTGTTTTTTACTTTCGTCGCTGGCCCCCCTTCACCGCGCAAATATCTTCTTGAAAAACCCTTCCTTCTCCAGCTCCTTCACCACACTGTCGTCGAAAAACTGCTCCGGTTTATATTTTTTCGCTTCCGGTCGGGTTTGGGCGCGGTCTTCGAGGACGAGCTTGAACATTTCGGGATCGAGATTGGGGATGCGTTCGATCACGTCGACGCCGAACTGCCAACTCGCTTCGAGAATTTCGGCGTCGTCGGTGTGGAGAAACTTGGCGAGCGCTTTCTTGCTGCCCTCTATGTCCTTTTGCAGCATGGCGACGCCTTCGGAATAGCCGGCGATGAAATTCTTGACGATCTGGCGGTGCGCGGCGAGATAAGATTTGCGCACGACGATGCCGACGTGGGGAAAGCTGAGACCGATGGTTTTCGGCGGAATCTGAATTCTCGCTCCCGCTTTGAGCGTCTTTTGTAGCGCCGGCGGCGTCATCGGCGCGGCAAAGATCCGCCGCGCTTCGATGCCCGCAGCGAGCTCCGGCTGGTCACCCATTTGTAACAGCGGCACATCTTTGTCGGGCTCAAGGCCGGCCTTCTTCAAAATATAGCGCATCGTAAAATCAGTGGACGAGCCGAAGCGGGTGATGCCTACCGGTTTGCCGCGCAAATCTTGAATCGATTTTATCTCCGGTTGAACTACAATGTAGAAGGCGGGAATGTTGACCATGCCCGCCACCGCGACCAGATCCGCGCCGCCGAAATCGGCGTCGACCACTCCGCTGCCTCCTGCTGTCGCGATCTGATTCTCTCCCGCCATCATGGTCTGGATCACCTGCGCTGCGCCCGCAGTGTAACTGAGATTCACATCGAGCCCATATTTACGGAACAGGCCCAACTCCTGCGCGACGTAAAGCGCGGCATGATCGCCGGCCAACGACGCATAGATCGCATTGATCCGCTCCAGCGCGGACTGCGCGTAGAGATCGCCCCGCGCGATCAGTAGACCGAGAACTAATGACAAACAGAGCTTGATGATTTTTTTTGACTGCATAACTTGCTCCATTGAGAACGAACGCTATAGAGCCAGGACAAAGCTAGGTCAAACTTTCCAGCCCGGCGATAGATCCACCCGCGTGCCCACCGGATCGAGAATAAAGGTTTCGGCGAAGCGTCCGTCCTTAGGCAGCTTGTCCGTGCCGCCGGTAGCACCGTTGCCTTTGGCGGTGCTAACCGCGCCCTTGACGTCTTCCACTTGCATGCCGAAGTGAAAAATCCCCTCGCGCCGGTTGCGCGCCGGCAGGATCGCCAAATTGATATGGCCGTCGGAAAGATAAATCGCCGAGCCGTTCTCCGTCGGCTCGCCGCTGCGCGCGACCTCGTTGAGACCGAAAGAGGACTTATAAAACTCCGCCAGTTTCTCAGTGTCCTTGGTCAGTAATGCGATATGTCCTATGCGTGCCATGGTATTCTCCTTTTGTCTTTGGTCGTTAATTTCGAATTAAGATATCACTCTCGCAAAGCATGTCCTGATCCCATCTTTACTTCCTATACAGTTGCTCGATCAAACCGCTCTTCTCGATGTCCCGAAAAAAACTCCCGTCGACGAAATCCGCAATGGCGAAACTCTTCACCTTGGGATCGGGTTCGCGTTCGAGCACGGCGGCGAGCGCTTTTTCGTTGGGTCCGGGCAGCCGTTCCATCAATTCGATCGACTCGTCGTAAAGATAACCGGCTTCCTCGGCGTTCAAGCCGCCCATATATTTCTGCATCAACGCCACCGACCCAGTGCGATTGGTTTTGAGATAGTGAATCGATTCGACAAACGAGCGCATGAGCCGCTCGACCACGCTACGCCGGCGTTGAATCTGGCTGCGTAGCGTCGCGAAGGTGCCGGAGGGCGAGAGAATTTTTAGATCGGCGGCGCTGGTGATGTAGCGCGCGCCGGCGCGCTCGGCGGTGAGCAGCGCCAGGCCGCCGAGAATAGCCGCTTCTAACTTGCCCGCGGACAACGCCGCGGCGACTTGTGGGTGACCGCCGAGCTGCAACAGTTGCACGTCTTTGTCTGGCCGCAGACCGACCTTCATCAAAGCGTTGCGCGCAAAGGTGTCGGCTTCCGAACCGTATTGTGACACACCGATGGTCGCGCCTTTGACGTCTTCCAGCCGGCGGATTTTCGAAGTGCGGCTGACCATCAGCTTTTGTCCCGAGACATTGGCGCTAGCGCCGAGTATCGCCACGTCCGCGCCGCGCACCCGCGCGCGCGTCAGCGCGGTGACGCCGGCGAACACAACGTCGACATCGCCAGACATCAAGGTTTGCACCAGGCGCGGACTGCCGGGAATCAGCAAAATCTCGGCTGTCAAATCGTACTTGTTGAGCAAGCCCAATTCCTTAGCGATAAACGGCATCGATTGCGACAGGCTTGGACTGACATACGCCACGCGCAATTTGTCGGCGCCGATGCCGACTTCAGCGCGACCCAGAAGAGCGAAGGCAGCGAGCAGTGAAATTGCGAGTTTAGTTTTCATGATCTCAATAAGGCTTCATGACTTTGCGCCACTCATCTTGGTAGTGTGGCAACTTTTCTAAATACTGCGGCCAATCGATCTCGCCATAGCGCAGTTTGCGCAAGCGCTCGTTGGCCAGCGTGACATCGGTGCGGCCGACGCTGACGCCGACCTCGTTGGCGTAATAATCTTGCACTTCTTTGGAAAGAATATAATCGATCCACAACTTGCCGGCGTTGGCATGGGGCGCGCGGCGCGCTAGCGCTAGAGCGTTGGGCGGATTGGGAAACAGCGGCTCCATGGCGACCCAATCCACCGGCGCGCCTTTCTTGCGAATCTCCTCGCCGGCGGCGATGCGCATAGTCGGCGCCAGCGCCCATTCGCCGGCAGCCAACAATTCCGCCGCCAGCTGGCGGCCGCGGCGGAACTCGACATTTTGCTTGGCCAGCGCGCGGATGAATTCCGACGCCCGCTTTTCGCCCATCACATGGGCCAGCACCATGTACCAATCGTCATCGGTCTGATCTAAACCGATGTGGCCTTTCCATCGGGGCAGGAGCAGATCGTCGTAACTCTTCGGCACGTCGGCCGCCGCCACCAGCTTGCGGTTGTATCCGATCACCGCGATGGTCGAGTACTGCGCCGTCCACACGCCTTGCTTGTCTTTGTAGCTCGGGCGAATGAACTTTCTTTCCGGCGAATCGTAGACGGCAAAATTATTTTTCTTGGCGGTCCAATACATCTCCGAGCCGCTCAAGTTGACGACGTCGACGACATGACGCCCGGCAGTGTATTCGGTGTCAAAACGTTGAGCGATCTTTTCCGCGCCGGCGCGGTAGTATTCGACTTTGATGAACGGATATTTCCTGTTAAATCCTTGCGCCAAGCGATTCATCACCGGCGCCTGGGTGGTCGCGTAGGTCAGCAACTCCTTTTCCGCTTTCGCGCCTTCGACGATCTGGGGCATCGTCTGAGCCGCGGCCAACGATGGAATTGAAATCGACAACGCCAACAGCACAACGAGTTTGCTCATGCCTTCTCTCCTCACGCCAACGATACTAACCAAGCCAGCGCCACTTTGTAAATCAAAAACTCCTTGCGATTAACAAAACGCGAAACTTCCGCATCGCCGCCTTGACACTCTTATTTCATCCAAGTAAGAATCGCCACGAATCAAGTTACATTTCGCACTGAGGAATTTCATGGCAACTCCATCAGGACCGCTAACCGGTTATCGTGTGCTCGATTTGGGCGGACCGCTAAGCCTGCACTGCACCAAACTGCTCGCCGACATGGGCGCCGACGTGATCAAAGTCGAGCCGCCTGCGGGCGACGAATCGCGCCGCATGCCGCCGTTCAAAAACGACTCGCCGCACGCCGAAACCAGTCTCTACTTCCTGCACTTCAACACTAACAAGCGCGGCATCACGCTTGACGTCGAGAAACCCGACGGCCGGGCGATCCTGCTCGAACTGTGCAAGAAGGCCGATGTCATCATTGAAACCTATCGGCCGTCGCGCGCCAAAGAGCTGCGTTTGACCTATCAAGATTTGAGCGCGGTCAACCCGGCGTTAGTCGTCGCATCGATCACGCCCTTCGGCCAAAGCGGTCCGTGGAAAGATTACAAAGCCAATGACATGGCCGGTATCGCGCTCGGCAACTTGCTTTATCTCGCCGGTGAACCGGGCGAGCCGCCGTTGCAGCCGCCGGGAGAAATCGCCTATGGCATGGCGTCGACCTACGGCGCCTTCGGCATCGCCGTGGCGCTCTATCACCGGCTCGACAGCGGCAAAGGCCAGCACATCGACGTGTCCATGCACGAATGCGGCGGCCACATCGCCGGCTACTTCATTCCCAACTTCGGTTACACCGGCGACAAACCGGCGCGCGCTTCGCGTAAGGGCGAAGAGACCGATCTTTACGATCCTTACAAAACTAAAAATGGTTACGCCCGTATCTTCATCATTCCCGTCGAGCAATGGCGCCGCTTAGTCGACTGGATGGGCAAGCCAGCGTCGATCTCCGGACCGGACTTCGAAAAAATGGCGTACCGGCGCAAACATCCCGAGATCGTCGTCGGCGCCATCGCCGAATTCTGCGCCCGCTACACCAAGGAAGAACTTTACGAAGAAGGCCAGAAGCGGCGCATCGCCGTGACGCCGATCAACACCGCCGGCGAATTTATCGAAATGGAACAGACCAAAGCCCGCGGCCTGTTCGTCGACATGGAACATCCGGTGATCGGCAAGTACAAGCAGTTTGGCGTCGTGCCGCGCCTGATGGATTCTCCCGGCGCCATCCACCGCACCGCGCCGCTGCTCGGCGAGCATAATAAAGAAATTCTCAGCGGCGAGCTGGCAATGACCAACGACGACCTGGTCGCGCTGCGCGCCGAAGGCGTGATCTGAAGCAAACAGCCGGGGAAAAGATTCACCACGAAGGACACGAAGTTCACGAAGGGATTACGTAATAATAAGTGAAATTCGATGAACTATCGAATAAAGTCCTTGGCTGTGCAATCGAGGTGCACAAAGAACTAGGGCCTGGATTGCTCGAATCGACTTATGAGCAGTGCTTAGCCTATGAATTGAATCGAGCCCATGTTCCGTTCCGACTCCAAGTGGGATTTCCAGTTGAGTATAAAAACACCAGGCTTGATTGTGGATACCGGATTGACCTACTGGTCGACGATCAACTTATTGTTGAGTTGAAAAGCGTAGAACAGTTACTCAAAATTCATGAGGCGCAAATTTTAACTTATATGAGACTTGCGAAGGTAAGAGTGGGACTGTTGATCAACTTCAACGTGCCGTTATTGAAAAAGGGAATTAAGCGATTTCTTCTATAGTTTTTACTTCGTGTCCTTCGTGTCCTTCGTGGTGAATAGAATCATTAAATCTAAGGAACAAATCTATGTCGCAACTACCTTTAGAAGGCATCCGCGTTATCGAGCTTACCACCGGCGCCGCCGGCCCCACGGTCGCCCGCGTGTTGTGTGAATTCGGCGCGGAAGTGATCCGCTGCGAAACTCGGCTGCGCGGCGACGGCCATCGCGGCGAAGATCCCAAGCTGTGGAACAAGAAGCCCGACTTCATGAAACTCCAGCGCGGCAAGAAGTCTTTCACGGTCAACATGTCGACGCCCAAAGGCCGCGAACTGGTTAAAGAGTTGGCGAAAAAGTCCGACGTGCTGGTGGAAAACTTCGGCCTCGGCATTCTCGAAAAGTGGGGTCTCAACTGGCCCGATCTACAGCTGATCAATCCGAACATTATTTTGATCCGCGTCAAAGGCATGGGCTGCACCGGTCCCCACGCCGCCGATCTCACCTACGGTCCCAACGTCGGCAACACCATGGCGACAACTTATTTATGGAATTATCCCGGCGCGACCACGGCTACCGCGGAGCCGCGCACGCAGCATCCCGATTTCATGGGCGGCGTCACCGGCGCCTTCGGCGTGGTGCTCGCGCTGATTCAGCGCAAAAAAACCGGCCGCGGCCAGTGGATCGACAGCGCCCAGCAGGAAATCGGCGCATCGTTGCTCGGACCGAAGTATCTCGAATACACCGTCAACAAACGCGAGCCGCAACCGGAAGGCAACCGCAGCTTAGTCGCCGCGCCCTACGGACCCTACCAATGCAAAGGCGACGACCGTTGGTGCGTCATCTCGGTTTACAACGACGATGAATGGCAGCGCTTCGCCGCGCTGTTGGAAAAATCCGGCCTCAAGCGCGACGCCAAGTTCGCTACCCATCTCGACCGCGTGCGCCACAAAGACGAACTCGACAAATGGGTCACGAGCTGGACGCTGAAGCATGATCCCTACGAAATCATGGAGCTGGTCCAAGGCGTCGATGTCTGCGCCGCCGTGGTGCAAGACGTCGAAGATCAATTCAAAAACGACAAGCAGTACGCCGCCACCGGCTTTCTAGTGAACATGACCGAACCGGAGGCCGGCGACGTGGTCACCGAAAATGTTCCCATGCGCATGTCGCTCACGCCAGGCCGAGTACGCGGCGTCGCACCGCTGATGGGCGAACACACCCACGAGATCGCGCGCAACTTGCTCGGTCTTAGCGACGATGAGATTAAGAAATTGGATGATGAGAAGGTACTTTATTAAAAAACAGAATCCCGTAGTCAGGATTCAGAATTCAGAAGCTTGGTTCCGAAACTTCTGAATTCTGGCTACTGACTTCTGAATTCTGCAACTACGGAGGAAGAAATGGCAGAACCAGGACCCCTATGTATTTACGAGAAGCGCGATCCGCATATCGCGATCATCAAGCTCAACCGCCCGGAGAAGAAAAACTCGATCAGCCGCGATCTCTACTGGGCCCTCGATGCGGCGTGGCACAAGGCCAAGGAGGATGACGACGTTTGGTCGATCATTCTGACCGGCAGTGCCGACTCTTTTTGCTCCGGCGGCGATTTGAAAGAGAACATCGCCTTTGCCCGCGGCGAAATGACCGGGCCGCGCTCCGGCCCGCGCGGCTATTCCAGCCTGCGCCCGCTGCAAATGCACAAGCCGATCATCGCCGCCATCAACGGCTACGCGGTCGGCGGCGGCTTTAGTTTGGCGCTCTCCTGCCATATCCGTTACTGCGTGCCGGCATCGAAATTTGGCTGCTCCGAAGTGCGCTGGTCCCATCTCGCCGCCTGGCCGAGCTATGTCGCCCAACTGCCCAGCGGTTGGGCCTACTGGTTCGCTCTCAGCGGCCAGATGATCGACGCCGACACGGCGTTTCGTCTTGGGTTAGTGCAAAAAGTTTGCGCGCCAGAAAAACTGCTCGACGACTGCATCGAACTGGCGACCACGATCAACCGCAACGGCCGGCTGATCGCCCAACACACCATCGAGTTCATCGAAGACAAATTTCTCTACGAGATCCAGGGCTGGGAAAAGGGCTTCGAAGTGCACCGCGAATTCTACGCCCATCTGCGCAACAGCAAAGACTACGACGAAGGCTCAGCCGCCTTCGCCGAACGGCGCAAACCGGAGTTCGCGGCGGAGTATTATAACGAGAAAACCAAACTGCCCGGCGTGCCCGAGCCGGTTAAGAAGTAGTCGACATCAATGCCATGACAAACGGCGTGAACGATCCGAGCAATTCGAATCGTTCACGCCGTTTTTTGTTGTAGTGCCGAAATAGCGTAGGGGCGAAAAATCTTTCGCCCTTCATTCGCCCATCGCGCCGACCAACTATCCTTTTGCGACCTGCTCGTAGCTCGGCTCGGGCATCCCAGCTTTCCACGTCGGATCGCGCAGCTCCAAGCGATTGCCGCTGGGATCGAAGAAGTAAAGCTCTCGTCCGGGGAAATAGCCGCCCTTACGATAGTAAAGCTCGTCAATCTTAACGTTCTGTTCCTTAAAAATCTTGCAGGCCTGGTTGATCGTCTCCGGCGCCACTGTAAAAGAATGGTGCACGTTGCGCTCCTCGACGAAGTTCTTGTCAACGCCGTCCGAACGCGTGCACAGCAAGATATTGTGATCGCCGACATTGAAGCAAGACATGCCGGAAGTACCGAGCCGCCCAAGATGCTTCAAGCCCAGCAGATCGCCATAAAACTTCTCCGACTCGTCCAGATTGTTGACTGGAATCGACCAATGAGTCACGCCTTCGATTTTGATTTGTCCCATAAAAACCTCCTGTTAATATGCCCCCTATTTGCGCCGACCGGTTGGACGATGTCAACCCTCACGACTCATTCCTACGGAAAGTTTAATGACGTTCGTTTCGGCGCATCTTCCTCAAACGATCCGTTGAGGTATTCCACCGAGTTCACGTCCACGAAAGCGAGCATCTTTAACTGATCGGCAAACCTCGCGCGATCGAAACTGATCGTGACCGGCTCGCTGACCGGTGCGCGGTAAGTGCCAAAGACTTTGTCCCAAAACGGCCAGTCGGAATAGTTGCCGGCGTGGACCCCGCGTTGATGGTGCAAGATGTGTTCTTCGGGCCGTTGGATAAAGTAGCCGGCCCATTTCGGCGTGTCCACATTCCAGTGCGGGAATAAGGTCATGAAGAACTGAAACACGCCGGTAACGACGACCGCGCGCGGATCAAGACCGAGCAGGAATGCCGTGACGAGAATACTCGACGTTGTGGAACAAATTACATCCAGCGGATGCGCCACCAGCGCGCTCGGGATATCGACCCGCGCCACGCCATGATGCAGCTGATGGACCATGCGCCAGAGCATATTAAACTGGTGCTGGCTGCGGTGATACCAGTAAGTGATGAAGGTATTCACCGGAAACCAAATCACGATACCGCCAATCACACCCCAAGCTTCGCCATTCAGCAATCGATGCTCGCGCAACCACTTTCCAGGAACAACCAGCGACCAGAGCTGAGCCACGATGATAAAAACTAACATGACACCGAGACCGATCCACAACCAACCACGATAAAACTGAAACTGCCGCGCCGGCCGCTTGTGTTCGACGCTCAGCATGAGAACCAACGTGATGGACATGACCACCACCACGAGAATTTGCCGCGACTCCATGACAAGTCCTGATCTAGATTCTAACCAACGTTTTGCGCGCTATCTTGAGCAACCATTCTCAGTCGGTCAGACCTCAGCCAACTAAATGCCGGCTGAAAAACTCCGTCGCTCTCGGCCACGACAACGCCGCGGCATGCGGCCGATAATTTATCGAGCCGCTATTGACGAACGCATGCGCAGCGCCGGCGTAGGAGTGAAACTCGTGCGGCTTGCCGAACTTGGTCAGCTCGGCGTCGAGCTTGCGCATATCTTCTGGCGAGGGATTTTGATCCTCGGCGCCGAAGTGGCCTTGGATCGGGCAGCCGATCTCGCTTGTGCGGTCGAAGGGTGTCGGCCCGGCTTCGCCGTACGGCATCATCGTGCTGCTGCCGTAAAACATCACGCCGGCTTTCAAATCTTTACTCGCTGCCGACATTAGATAAACCAGCCGCCCGCCCATGCAAAAGCCGACGATGCCTAAGCGGCCGCCGTCGACTTGTTTATGATTCTCGAGAAATCCGATGGCGCCTTCGATGTCGCGAATGATCGACGGATCGCGCAAGCGCGACTTTCGCACCGGGTTTTCGTCTTTACAGTCAGGTCCATCGCGATGATAGAGGTTGGGTGCGACGGTCGCATAACCTTGCAGCGCCAACATATGCGTCGTGTCT is a window encoding:
- a CDS encoding VOC family protein → MSIKLNHTIVPAKDKDAAASLFAKIFGLNYDGPKGHFAPVRVNDELTLDFDDAESFEPHHYAFHVSDEEFDAIFQRIQDAGLTWGSEPRSPTNRQLNTRKGGRGVYFHGPDGHLLELLTRA
- a CDS encoding extracellular solute-binding protein — encoded protein: MMRKWQLMLAWAFLLGCVCFSPWTSVAAEWKDKAEAEGRLVFYTTANASDSKALTDSFKKIYPKVDVQFERTTDSQMMEKILIESRAGKPLWDVVSTTGFYGYLLKKRGLLAAYDSPERKFFRDGFKDPQGFWTSNYTTYGVFGFNTRLVSKANIPRTHEDLLKPAWKGQVGIESRAYEWFTATISGMGKEKGLSFMRALAAQQPNLRGGRTLLAQLVAAGEFNGTLTSYMHNFDSLKAGGAPVEWVPLAPSFANLHPVGLSAKSPHPNAGKLFIDFMLSRRGQEVVRGLKRIPDRSDTPPDPPTLLQGVTPAFTAPEIYDDFDRYIKLYQEIFGVK
- a CDS encoding ABC transporter substrate-binding protein, with the translated sequence MEQVMQSKKIIKLCLSLVLGLLIARGDLYAQSALERINAIYASLAGDHAALYVAQELGLFRKYGLDVNLSYTAGAAQVIQTMMAGENQIATAGGSGVVDADFGGADLVAVAGMVNIPAFYIVVQPEIKSIQDLRGKPVGITRFGSSTDFTMRYILKKAGLEPDKDVPLLQMGDQPELAAGIEARRIFAAPMTPPALQKTLKAGARIQIPPKTIGLSFPHVGIVVRKSYLAAHRQIVKNFIAGYSEGVAMLQKDIEGSKKALAKFLHTDDAEILEASWQFGVDVIERIPNLDPEMFKLVLEDRAQTRPEAKKYKPEQFFDDSVVKELEKEGFFKKIFAR
- a CDS encoding VOC family protein, which translates into the protein MARIGHIALLTKDTEKLAEFYKSSFGLNEVARSGEPTENGSAIYLSDGHINLAILPARNRREGIFHFGMQVEDVKGAVSTAKGNGATGGTDKLPKDGRFAETFILDPVGTRVDLSPGWKV
- a CDS encoding ABC transporter substrate-binding protein, with translation MKTKLAISLLAAFALLGRAEVGIGADKLRVAYVSPSLSQSMPFIAKELGLLNKYDLTAEILLIPGSPRLVQTLMSGDVDVVFAGVTALTRARVRGADVAILGASANVSGQKLMVSRTSKIRRLEDVKGATIGVSQYGSEADTFARNALMKVGLRPDKDVQLLQLGGHPQVAAALSAGKLEAAILGGLALLTAERAGARYITSAADLKILSPSGTFATLRSQIQRRRSVVERLMRSFVESIHYLKTNRTGSVALMQKYMGGLNAEEAGYLYDESIELMERLPGPNEKALAAVLEREPDPKVKSFAIADFVDGSFFRDIEKSGLIEQLYRK
- a CDS encoding extracellular solute-binding protein, coding for MSKLVVLLALSISIPSLAAAQTMPQIVEGAKAEKELLTYATTQAPVMNRLAQGFNRKYPFIKVEYYRAGAEKIAQRFDTEYTAGRHVVDVVNLSGSEMYWTAKKNNFAVYDSPERKFIRPSYKDKQGVWTAQYSTIAVIGYNRKLVAAADVPKSYDDLLLPRWKGHIGLDQTDDDWYMVLAHVMGEKRASEFIRALAKQNVEFRRGRQLAAELLAAGEWALAPTMRIAAGEEIRKKGAPVDWVAMEPLFPNPPNALALARRAPHANAGKLWIDYILSKEVQDYYANEVGVSVGRTDVTLANERLRKLRYGEIDWPQYLEKLPHYQDEWRKVMKPY
- a CDS encoding CoA transferase, whose product is MATPSGPLTGYRVLDLGGPLSLHCTKLLADMGADVIKVEPPAGDESRRMPPFKNDSPHAETSLYFLHFNTNKRGITLDVEKPDGRAILLELCKKADVIIETYRPSRAKELRLTYQDLSAVNPALVVASITPFGQSGPWKDYKANDMAGIALGNLLYLAGEPGEPPLQPPGEIAYGMASTYGAFGIAVALYHRLDSGKGQHIDVSMHECGGHIAGYFIPNFGYTGDKPARASRKGEETDLYDPYKTKNGYARIFIIPVEQWRRLVDWMGKPASISGPDFEKMAYRRKHPEIVVGAIAEFCARYTKEELYEEGQKRRIAVTPINTAGEFIEMEQTKARGLFVDMEHPVIGKYKQFGVVPRLMDSPGAIHRTAPLLGEHNKEILSGELAMTNDDLVALRAEGVI